The Hemicordylus capensis ecotype Gifberg chromosome 6, rHemCap1.1.pri, whole genome shotgun sequence genome window below encodes:
- the LOC128331156 gene encoding olfactory receptor 5A1-like, giving the protein MENQTTVTYFILLGFSYNPPVQMLLFFTFSLIYMATLLGNMMIMIVIRSNRNLHSPMYFFLSHLSFLDICYSSVTVPKLLTNFYGSKRISYNGCIAQVFFIFLTGTTEACILAAMAFDRYTAICKPMHYVQIMNSVFCRLLVGSAWAISNLYSMINTLSLLKLVFCGPSIIVHFSCELPSLLALSCTDTFLNKITFFITGITVAGSSFIVIVASYIQIISTILKMHSAAAKWQTFSTCSSHLIVVVLFYGTAFFRYLSPASTYSAIVDEFFSIQYCISTPMLNPIIYSLKTKEVKEAIKKLIGYKSLMSGIMYD; this is encoded by the coding sequence atggaaaaccAGACCACAGTGACTTATTTTATTCTTTTGGGATTTTCATACAATCCACCGGTCCAGATgctcctcttcttcaccttttcatTGATATATATGGCAACGCTGCTGGGAAATATGATGATTATGATTGTGATAAGAAGCAACAGAAACCTCCACAgccccatgtacttcttcctgaGCCATCTGTCTTTTCTTGATATCTGCTATTCTTCAGTCACGGTGCCTAAGCTGCTCACAAATTTCTATGGAAGCAAGAGAATTTCATACAATGGCTGCATTGCCCAGGTGTTCTTCATCTTTCTGACAGGAACCACTGAAGCTTGCATTCTTGCAGCCATGGCTTTTGATCGATACACTGCCATATGCAAGCCCATGCATTATGTGCAAATCATGAACAGTGTATTTTGTAGATTGCTGGTGGGAAGTGCATGGGCAATAAGTAACCTATATTCAATGATAAATACATTATCCCTCTTAAAACTAGTGTTCTGTGGTCCAAGCATTATCGTGCATTTTAGCTGTGAACTCCCATCTCTACTTGCCTTATCTTGCACTGACACTTTTCTCAACAAGATTACATTTTTTATTACTGGTATTACAGTAGCAGGTTCTTCATTCATTGTTATTGTGGCATCCTATATCCAAATCATCTCTACAATCCTGAAGATGCATTCAGCAGCAGCCAAATGGCAAACCTTCTCCACATGTAGTTCCCACCTCAttgttgtggttttattttatggCACTGCCTTCTTTAGGTATTTGAGTCCAGCATCGACCTACTCAGCCATTGTGGATGAATTCTTTTCCATCCAATACTGCATTTCAACCCCAATGTTAAACCCCATTATTTACAGCCTAAAAACCAAGGAGGTGAAGGAAGCCATCAAGAAACTTATTGGGTACAAGTCACTGATGTCTGGCATTATGTATGATTAA